One Defluviitoga tunisiensis genomic window carries:
- a CDS encoding aspartate aminotransferase family protein, translated as MTFLKMYDTFPIEIERAKGVYIFDKKGQKYLDTFAGIGVMSLGHSNPGLLETIKSKLERYMHVSNFFLDEDTLIVSQQLVKFTEKNGSVYFTNSGTEATEAALKAIKKRATPKRNKIIYFENAFHGRTLGSLSINGFKNLREPFEPLIPNTVELKFNDIDDLSNFFDSFGEETLAVFVEPILGSGGVIPIKLEFARAIERYKERYNFILVCDEIQSGLGRTGKIFAYQHYSLSPDIITVAKSLGGGLPLGATIFLENISQAFEKGEHGSTFSPNPVATAGARYILEKLPSLLEDVAKKGEYIIKGLKNKKISRIKEIRGKGLMLGIELKESMPNIINEALDLGLLLNVVKGKVIRLLPALNIEYEEIDEMIDKLEVLLK; from the coding sequence ATGACTTTTTTAAAAATGTATGATACATTTCCTATTGAAATAGAGAGGGCAAAGGGAGTTTATATTTTTGATAAGAAAGGTCAGAAGTATTTAGATACATTTGCTGGAATTGGAGTTATGAGTTTGGGGCACTCCAATCCAGGTTTGTTAGAAACCATTAAATCAAAATTGGAAAGATATATGCATGTTTCTAATTTTTTTTTAGATGAGGATACTTTGATAGTTTCGCAACAGTTAGTGAAATTTACGGAAAAAAATGGTAGTGTGTATTTTACAAATTCTGGTACTGAAGCGACAGAAGCTGCATTAAAAGCAATCAAAAAACGGGCTACTCCAAAAAGAAATAAAATCATATATTTTGAAAATGCATTTCATGGAAGGACACTAGGCTCTTTATCTATAAACGGCTTTAAAAATTTACGAGAACCTTTTGAACCTTTAATACCAAATACTGTTGAGTTAAAATTTAATGATATAGATGATTTAAGTAATTTTTTTGATTCTTTTGGTGAAGAAACTTTGGCAGTTTTTGTTGAGCCTATACTTGGATCTGGTGGAGTTATTCCAATTAAGTTAGAGTTTGCAAGGGCTATTGAGCGATATAAAGAAAGGTACAATTTCATCTTAGTATGTGATGAAATACAGTCAGGGCTGGGCAGAACCGGAAAGATATTTGCTTACCAGCATTATAGTTTATCTCCTGACATTATAACTGTCGCAAAATCTTTAGGGGGAGGTCTACCTTTAGGAGCAACTATTTTTTTAGAAAATATATCTCAAGCCTTTGAAAAGGGCGAACATGGATCAACATTTTCACCCAATCCCGTTGCAACAGCTGGTGCGAGATACATATTAGAAAAGCTTCCAAGTTTATTGGAAGATGTAGCAAAAAAAGGAGAATACATCATTAAGGGTCTAAAAAATAAAAAAATTTCAAGAATAAAGGAAATAAGAGGAAAAGGGTTGATGTTAGGTATTGAATTAAAAGAATCTATGCCTAATATAATAAACGAAGCATTGGATTTGGGTTTGTTACTGAATGTTGTCAAAGGGAAAGTAATAAGGCTTCTGCCAGCGTTGAACATTGAATATGAGGAAATTGATGAGATGATTGATAAATTGGAGGTACTTTTAAAGTGA
- a CDS encoding diaminopimelate decarboxylase, whose amino-acid sequence MLKKIIPFSEQKIKEFANNTKTPFYLYYENGIRERIKTLQDAFSWAEFKEFFAIKATPNPRILSIVKEEGCGVDCSSMAELILAEKAGFKGDEILFTSNDTPLEEYEKALSLGATLNLDDIGHIDILKEHLHIPELVSIRYNPGGDFGNYIIGNLKESKFGVPKKDLIRGFEVLQKYGAKKFGLHIMAVSNELNPHNHIKVAEIMFNLVLEIHTNLGINFDFVDLGGGFGIPYKPDEKELDIYYVSSEIKKLYEKIILKNGINPPKIYMEHGRYITGPNGYLVTRVLHIKNSYKKYAGIDANSANLLRPAMYRAYHHITVLNKPLNITEAELYDVVGSLCENNDKLAEDRLLPKLEVGDILIFHDVGAHGHAMGFNYNGKLRSAEYLFTNDQSYELIRRAETLDDYFATLSCEKKDNLN is encoded by the coding sequence GTGTTGAAGAAAATAATTCCGTTTAGCGAACAAAAAATTAAAGAATTCGCAAATAATACAAAAACACCTTTTTATCTATATTATGAAAATGGGATAAGGGAGAGAATTAAAACATTACAAGATGCCTTTTCATGGGCTGAATTCAAAGAATTTTTTGCCATCAAAGCTACTCCAAATCCTCGTATTTTAAGTATAGTCAAAGAAGAAGGATGTGGAGTAGATTGTAGTTCAATGGCAGAGCTGATTTTAGCTGAAAAGGCGGGGTTTAAGGGAGATGAAATATTATTTACATCTAACGATACACCCTTGGAAGAATATGAAAAAGCTTTATCTTTAGGCGCAACATTGAATCTTGATGATATTGGACATATTGATATTCTAAAAGAGCATTTACATATACCTGAATTAGTTTCTATTAGATACAATCCTGGTGGAGATTTTGGAAATTATATTATAGGGAATTTAAAAGAATCTAAATTTGGTGTTCCAAAAAAGGATCTAATAAGAGGTTTTGAGGTTCTTCAAAAATATGGAGCAAAAAAATTTGGGCTCCATATAATGGCTGTTTCAAATGAACTAAATCCTCATAATCATATTAAAGTTGCTGAAATAATGTTTAATTTGGTGTTAGAAATTCATACAAATTTAGGTATTAACTTTGATTTTGTGGATTTAGGCGGCGGCTTTGGGATACCATATAAACCTGATGAAAAAGAATTAGATATCTACTATGTATCTAGTGAAATAAAAAAATTATATGAAAAAATTATTTTAAAAAACGGGATAAATCCTCCAAAAATATATATGGAACACGGAAGATATATAACTGGTCCAAATGGTTATTTGGTTACACGTGTATTGCATATTAAGAATTCCTATAAAAAATATGCAGGAATAGATGCAAACTCTGCAAACTTATTGAGACCTGCTATGTATAGGGCATATCATCATATTACTGTCTTAAACAAGCCTTTAAATATAACGGAAGCAGAACTGTATGATGTAGTTGGTTCATTATGTGAAAATAATGATAAGTTAGCGGAAGATCGACTTTTACCGAAATTAGAAGTTGGAGATATATTAATTTTTCATGACGTAGGTGCGCATGGTCATGCAATGGGATTTAATTATAATGGTAAATTGAGATCTGCTGAGTATTTATTTACAAATGATCAATCATATGAATTAATTAGAAGAGCTGAAACATTAGATGATTATTTTGCTACATTATCATGTGAAAAGAAAGATAATTTAAATTAA
- a CDS encoding aspartate kinase → MNIVVQKYGGSSVSDAERMKNVAKKIQSKVLKGFKVLAVVSAMGDTTNRLIKLANEIVQRPEPRELDMLLTTGEQISASLLAMVLNEMGINARSVNAFQLKIITTSDFTEAQIKNVNREYIYQSLEKYDVLVVTGFQGITEEGDLTTLGRGGSDTSAVALAAYLKAPCEIYSNFPGIYTVDPKLYPQAKKLKYVTHDEMLEMAALGAKVLHPRSVEIAKKYNVTIYCASSFSDEEGSYVVSAYENYLEEPTVTGLSADDNQIQVTILNLPTDFLLVNKVFEVAAENNLNIDMISMINDHDKVNVSFSIVESGLENVDKVFNGFLKNVDGTKINYKNGLVKISIVGVGMRKARGVASRFFKAMENIPITLVTTSEIKISCLVPTEYKNRAVNILAKEFNL, encoded by the coding sequence ATGAATATTGTTGTTCAAAAGTATGGTGGGAGCTCAGTTTCAGATGCCGAACGTATGAAAAATGTTGCAAAAAAAATTCAATCAAAAGTTTTAAAAGGTTTTAAGGTGCTGGCTGTAGTTTCGGCGATGGGAGACACGACAAATCGCTTAATTAAATTAGCTAACGAAATTGTCCAAAGGCCAGAACCTAGAGAACTAGACATGTTATTAACAACAGGAGAACAGATAAGCGCCTCATTATTAGCTATGGTTTTAAATGAGATGGGGATTAATGCTAGATCTGTAAATGCTTTTCAATTAAAAATAATAACAACGTCTGATTTTACAGAAGCACAGATAAAAAATGTTAATAGAGAATATATTTATCAGAGTTTAGAAAAATATGATGTGCTTGTTGTTACAGGTTTTCAAGGGATCACAGAAGAAGGAGACTTAACAACTTTAGGAAGAGGTGGATCAGACACATCTGCAGTTGCTTTAGCAGCGTATTTAAAAGCGCCTTGCGAAATTTATAGCAATTTTCCAGGCATTTATACAGTTGATCCTAAACTGTATCCTCAAGCGAAGAAGTTAAAGTATGTAACGCATGATGAAATGTTGGAAATGGCTGCATTAGGTGCAAAAGTCTTACATCCAAGATCTGTTGAAATTGCAAAAAAATATAATGTTACAATTTATTGTGCATCATCTTTTAGTGATGAGGAGGGAAGTTACGTCGTGAGTGCTTATGAAAATTATTTAGAGGAACCTACTGTTACTGGATTAAGTGCAGATGACAATCAAATTCAAGTTACTATTTTAAATCTTCCAACAGATTTTTTATTAGTCAATAAGGTTTTTGAAGTTGCTGCTGAGAATAATCTTAATATTGATATGATTTCTATGATAAATGATCATGACAAAGTTAACGTGTCGTTTAGTATCGTTGAAAGTGGTTTGGAAAATGTAGATAAAGTATTTAATGGTTTTTTAAAAAATGTTGATGGAACAAAGATAAATTATAAGAATGGCCTTGTTAAAATATCTATTGTTGGAGTTGGAATGAGAAAAGCAAGGGGAGTTGCTTCCAGATTTTTTAAGGCTATGGAAAATATTCCTATAACCTTAGTAACAACATCTGAAATTAAAATTTCATGCTTAGTTCCAACCGAATATAAAAATAGGGCAGTTAATATATTGGCAAAGGAGTTTAATTTATGA
- the dapA gene encoding 4-hydroxy-tetrahydrodipicolinate synthase, translated as MFKGVGTAMITPFDENEEVDYESLKKFVKFQLTNNIDSLIVLGTTGEAPAIEDDEREKIVDIVLEIVDGKIPVIIGTGTNNVKHVLKYNKMAEKAGADGVLIVTPYYNKSTQKGLVEYYKYIAERTSLPIIIYNVPSRTGINVNPETAIEIHHIANNVIGIKEASSNISQIVELFSIKPDTFSVFSGNDDQVLPIMALGGDGVISVTSNVAPKAIVELTHLLLVNDLPNARRINNNYTFFNKLLFREVNPIPIKYAVSLLGLCKNILRLPLVSGTLETQTLVKKEMERLGLI; from the coding sequence ATGTTTAAAGGTGTTGGAACAGCTATGATAACTCCTTTTGATGAAAATGAGGAAGTTGATTACGAATCTTTGAAAAAATTTGTTAAATTTCAATTAACCAATAATATTGACAGTTTAATTGTTTTAGGTACGACTGGAGAAGCTCCAGCTATTGAGGATGATGAAAGAGAGAAAATAGTTGATATTGTGTTAGAAATTGTTGATGGAAAGATTCCTGTAATAATTGGAACAGGAACTAATAATGTAAAGCATGTATTAAAATACAATAAAATGGCAGAAAAAGCTGGTGCTGATGGTGTTCTGATTGTAACTCCCTATTACAATAAAAGCACTCAAAAAGGACTTGTAGAGTATTATAAATACATAGCTGAAAGAACTTCTTTACCTATAATAATATATAATGTTCCATCTAGAACAGGAATAAATGTAAATCCAGAAACTGCAATAGAAATTCATCATATTGCTAATAATGTAATTGGAATAAAAGAAGCCAGCAGCAATATTTCTCAAATCGTTGAATTATTTTCAATAAAGCCAGACACTTTTAGTGTATTCTCGGGGAATGATGATCAAGTGTTACCTATTATGGCTTTGGGAGGAGACGGAGTTATTTCTGTTACGTCAAATGTTGCACCAAAAGCTATAGTAGAGTTGACACATTTGCTTTTGGTGAATGATTTGCCCAACGCAAGAAGAATTAATAACAATTATACATTCTTTAACAAACTTTTATTCAGAGAGGTCAACCCTATACCAATTAAATATGCTGTTTCTCTTTTAGGGTTATGTAAAAATATACTTAGATTACCCTTAGTTTCTGGAACTTTAGAAACTCAAACTCTTGTAAAAAAAGAGATGGAGAGGTTGGGATTGATATGA
- a CDS encoding amidohydrolase: MIPTPYELRHALHSYPELAFEEIKTTQLLESSIDEIARFYQVDLKIYKPLSTGLVVEYSYGENNDEYILFRADIDALNIKEQTDIKFKSKNEYMHACGHDVHTSILYGLLLDVVKNRIKKNIIFLFQPAEESKGGAEKIIESKFLDRYNIKKAFALHVTDEYPFGTVATTRGVMFASSMEIIVTFEGEASHLAFPQYSKNALNALRLFLDCLDKIPRDPMIPFIFGIGKVSAGRAINIVPDEAKLEGSVRSVSSEINLEYFQTLKNILEGILLITKVSYKLDRGSFYVEVENDKELYDNYVTVLSQKFDVVDCGMKMTAEDFGFISKKYPSLMCWLGTSKGKKFGLHSPKFLPDDDSIDLGIKLFKTFLEM, from the coding sequence GTGATTCCTACTCCTTATGAATTAAGGCACGCCCTTCATAGCTATCCTGAATTAGCCTTTGAAGAAATTAAAACAACTCAACTATTAGAATCAAGCATAGATGAAATTGCTCGATTTTATCAAGTTGATTTAAAAATTTATAAACCATTATCCACCGGATTAGTCGTTGAATATAGTTATGGAGAGAATAATGATGAATATATACTTTTTCGTGCAGATATAGATGCATTGAACATAAAAGAACAAACAGATATTAAATTTAAGTCAAAAAACGAATATATGCATGCTTGTGGTCATGATGTTCATACATCCATACTGTATGGATTGCTTTTAGATGTTGTAAAAAACCGGATAAAAAAGAATATAATTTTCCTGTTCCAGCCAGCAGAAGAGTCAAAAGGGGGAGCAGAAAAAATCATTGAAAGTAAATTTCTGGATAGGTATAATATTAAAAAAGCATTTGCTTTACATGTGACTGATGAATATCCTTTTGGTACAGTTGCTACAACACGTGGTGTTATGTTTGCTTCGTCTATGGAAATAATTGTTACTTTTGAAGGTGAGGCATCTCATCTTGCTTTTCCTCAATATTCAAAAAACGCCCTAAATGCACTTAGATTATTTTTAGATTGTTTAGATAAGATTCCAAGAGATCCAATGATTCCCTTTATTTTTGGAATTGGAAAAGTAAGTGCTGGAAGGGCAATTAATATAGTACCTGATGAAGCCAAGCTAGAAGGAAGTGTGAGAAGCGTCAGTTCAGAAATTAATTTAGAGTACTTTCAGACACTAAAAAATATATTAGAAGGAATTTTGTTGATAACTAAGGTCAGTTATAAACTGGATAGAGGTTCATTTTATGTTGAAGTAGAAAATGATAAAGAGCTATATGATAATTATGTTACAGTCCTTTCTCAAAAGTTCGATGTTGTTGACTGTGGAATGAAAATGACAGCAGAAGACTTTGGGTTTATATCAAAAAAATATCCTTCATTAATGTGTTGGTTAGGAACATCAAAAGGTAAAAAATTTGGACTTCACAGCCCAAAATTTTTACCGGACGATGATAGTATTGATTTAGGAATAAAACTTTTTAAAACTTTTTTAGAAATGTAA
- the ispD gene encoding 2-C-methyl-D-erythritol 4-phosphate cytidylyltransferase, with the protein MVCAIIVAGGEGKRAGYNVPKQFQKINGKSVLRLTAEKIQNSPEIDKFIVISHKNYCEETQHEVQDLNKFISVVIGGNSRQQSVYNGLKFLRELKYKISYVAIHDAVRPFVNINKISECVKMAKEKGAAILAEKATYTMSKVQNMNIKSVLNRDEIYLHNTPQVFDFLKLLFAYSQVENMLDSFTDDASIYHYCGFNIYIVEDDKNNIKLTTKEDFLLAEYLLKLGY; encoded by the coding sequence ATGGTTTGTGCTATAATTGTTGCTGGTGGTGAAGGAAAAAGAGCTGGTTATAATGTTCCTAAACAATTTCAAAAAATAAACGGGAAATCAGTTTTAAGACTGACTGCAGAAAAAATTCAGAATTCGCCTGAAATTGATAAATTCATTGTTATTTCTCACAAAAATTATTGTGAAGAAACCCAACATGAAGTACAAGATCTTAACAAATTTATTTCTGTTGTAATAGGTGGTAATAGTAGACAACAAAGTGTGTATAATGGTCTAAAATTTTTGAGAGAATTAAAATATAAAATATCATACGTCGCTATACATGATGCAGTACGACCTTTTGTAAACATCAACAAAATCTCTGAATGTGTCAAGATGGCTAAAGAAAAAGGGGCAGCTATCCTTGCTGAAAAAGCAACATATACAATGTCTAAAGTTCAAAATATGAACATCAAATCTGTCTTAAATAGAGACGAAATCTATTTGCACAATACCCCTCAAGTATTTGACTTTTTAAAGCTTTTATTTGCTTATTCACAAGTTGAAAATATGTTAGATTCTTTTACTGATGATGCTTCTATTTATCACTATTGTGGATTTAATATCTATATTGTTGAGGATGACAAAAATAATATAAAACTTACCACAAAAGAGGATTTTTTATTGGCTGAATATTTGTTAAAATTAGGTTATTAA
- the dapD gene encoding 2,3,4,5-tetrahydropyridine-2,6-dicarboxylate N-acetyltransferase: MNSQEIINYIANSKKMTPIKVYLSGKLNFIDFSNLDFFGNDKFGILFCDEKEFKKLYGENKDYIEKYKIEMDRKNSAIPLADLSKYNARIEPGAVIRDMVEIGSGCVIMMGAIINIGAQIGENTMIDMNAVIGGRAEIGRNCHIGAGAIVAGVIEPPSAQPVVIEDNVMIGANAVILEGIRIGKGSIVAAGSVVLSDVEPFSVVAGVPAKFVKHVDEKTKSKTQLIDELRKLEN, from the coding sequence ATGAATAGTCAGGAAATAATTAATTATATAGCTAATTCAAAAAAGATGACACCTATAAAGGTATATCTTAGTGGAAAATTAAACTTTATAGATTTTTCAAACTTAGATTTTTTTGGTAACGACAAATTTGGCATTTTGTTTTGTGATGAGAAAGAGTTCAAAAAATTGTATGGAGAAAATAAAGATTATATTGAGAAATATAAGATTGAAATGGATAGAAAAAATTCTGCAATTCCCTTAGCCGACCTTTCAAAATATAATGCGAGAATAGAACCAGGAGCAGTCATTAGAGATATGGTAGAAATAGGTTCAGGATGTGTTATCATGATGGGAGCAATAATAAATATAGGGGCTCAGATAGGTGAAAATACAATGATTGATATGAATGCAGTCATTGGAGGAAGAGCAGAAATAGGTAGAAATTGTCATATAGGAGCTGGGGCAATAGTTGCTGGTGTGATAGAACCTCCTAGTGCCCAACCTGTTGTCATCGAAGATAACGTAATGATAGGTGCTAATGCGGTTATCCTTGAAGGAATTAGAATTGGTAAAGGTTCAATTGTTGCTGCCGGTTCTGTGGTATTATCAGATGTCGAGCCTTTTTCAGTAGTTGCCGGCGTTCCAGCTAAATTTGTTAAACATGTTGATGAGAAAACAAAATCTAAAACTCAATTAATTGATGAGTTAAGAAAATTAGAAAATTAA
- a CDS encoding ROK family protein, which translates to MLVVGIDLGGTEIKAGLVDSEKGIIKKTSHPTEVEKGNKKVIENITLVALELMKGVKVQSIGIGSPGSIDRGKGIVRFSPNFPEWHDFELGENIKQNTGVEVFVENDANAFALGEWYFGKAKGLTDFIALTLGTGIGSGVVCNGLFLTGKNGLAPELGHMVVIPNGPQCGCGNRGCVEAIASAKSIAREARNLLERYPNSLVLNLAGSKEKIESKHVFDAYKQNDPLAKVVVNFAIDALAQAIGNYIHAFNPEKIIIGGGMSKAGDALFIPLKQTVNKFVMTSFANTYSIEQSLLVEDAGILGAASAALYGGRVI; encoded by the coding sequence TTGTTAGTAGTAGGCATTGATTTAGGAGGCACGGAAATAAAAGCAGGTTTAGTTGACTCTGAAAAAGGAATAATAAAAAAAACATCTCATCCCACCGAGGTAGAAAAGGGTAATAAGAAAGTTATAGAAAATATTACTTTAGTTGCTTTAGAATTGATGAAAGGTGTCAAAGTTCAATCTATTGGAATTGGATCACCGGGTTCTATTGATAGAGGTAAAGGAATAGTAAGGTTTTCTCCTAATTTTCCTGAATGGCATGATTTTGAATTGGGTGAAAATATTAAACAAAATACGGGTGTAGAAGTTTTCGTTGAAAACGATGCTAATGCTTTTGCTCTTGGAGAGTGGTATTTTGGAAAGGCAAAAGGGTTAACCGATTTCATAGCTTTAACGTTAGGTACTGGAATAGGTTCAGGCGTTGTATGTAACGGTTTGTTTTTAACCGGTAAAAATGGGTTGGCACCTGAATTAGGACATATGGTTGTAATTCCTAACGGACCTCAATGCGGTTGTGGAAACAGAGGCTGTGTAGAAGCTATTGCTTCTGCCAAATCGATTGCAAGGGAGGCCAGAAATTTACTTGAAAGATATCCTAATAGTTTGGTTCTAAATTTGGCGGGTAGTAAAGAAAAAATTGAATCCAAACATGTTTTTGACGCTTATAAACAGAATGATCCCCTAGCAAAAGTGGTAGTTAATTTTGCTATAGATGCATTAGCTCAAGCTATTGGAAATTATATTCATGCCTTTAATCCAGAGAAAATAATTATTGGTGGTGGAATGAGTAAAGCTGGTGATGCTTTATTTATTCCTTTAAAACAAACCGTGAATAAATTCGTGATGACCAGTTTTGCTAACACATATTCAATAGAGCAATCACTTTTGGTTGAAGATGCAGGTATATTGGGAGCAGCTTCTGCTGCTTTGTATGGTGGGAGAGTTATATAA
- a CDS encoding PHP domain-containing protein yields the protein MRIDLHVHSTGSDGTNSPEELINMAVDKKIQVFSITDHDTLDGIKDINFLENRLLNNLIFVPGVEISAEFPTTLHLLGYAFDIENEKLNQSLKTLQEFREERNLMMIQKMQKLGFDITEEELLEEAGGDLIGRPHFASLMVKKGYVKNTQEAFERYLKRGASVYIDKKRLPYTEAIELITQAGGIVVLAHPYQTQLEEQELEKLVKLLKDAGLAGIEVFYPHHTKKMIEEYKRLARKYDLIITAGSDFHGENKMGIELGLEVVEHEILPFLKILRKH from the coding sequence TTGAGAATTGATTTACATGTTCATTCTACTGGTTCCGATGGAACTAATAGTCCTGAAGAATTAATCAATATGGCTGTGGATAAAAAAATACAAGTTTTTTCTATTACTGATCATGACACGCTAGATGGTATTAAAGATATTAATTTTTTAGAAAATAGATTATTGAATAATTTAATTTTTGTACCAGGGGTTGAAATAAGCGCTGAATTTCCTACTACCTTACATTTATTAGGATATGCGTTTGACATAGAAAATGAAAAATTGAATCAATCTCTCAAAACTTTACAAGAGTTTAGAGAAGAAAGAAATTTAATGATGATTCAAAAAATGCAGAAATTGGGGTTTGATATAACTGAGGAAGAATTGTTAGAGGAAGCAGGTGGGGATTTAATAGGTAGGCCACATTTTGCAAGTTTAATGGTTAAAAAGGGATATGTTAAAAATACACAAGAAGCTTTTGAAAGATATCTTAAAAGAGGGGCAAGTGTTTATATAGATAAAAAAAGATTACCATATACCGAAGCAATAGAATTAATTACTCAAGCCGGTGGTATTGTTGTTTTAGCTCATCCTTATCAAACTCAATTAGAAGAACAAGAATTAGAAAAGCTTGTAAAATTACTTAAAGATGCTGGTTTAGCCGGAATTGAAGTATTTTATCCTCACCATACAAAAAAGATGATAGAAGAGTATAAAAGATTGGCAAGAAAATATGATTTAATAATTACTGCAGGTTCTGATTTTCATGGTGAAAATAAGATGGGTATTGAGTTGGGATTAGAAGTCGTTGAACATGAAATATTACCTTTTTTGAAAATTTTAAGGAAGCATTAA
- a CDS encoding aspartate-semialdehyde dehydrogenase — protein MKVAVVGATGEVGRMFLRLFEEYNLINEIQELRLFASERSKGQKIKVGSKHYIVEKLEEEKMKEKYDYILFSAGGSVSEKFASIAEKAGNVVIDNSSFFRMKENIPLVVPEINGDILKGYKGIIANPNCSTIQMVLALNNIYRSLIIKEIVVSTYQAVSGAGNKGLMELINQQQGNTEIKHFPKMINNNVIPIIGDILESGFTKEEEKMIEETKKIFDDKKIKIYPTTVRVPVLYGHSESIFFRTEKDASVNELIELIEKTPNVKYSEEYISPIEVAGTDYTYVSRLRKPEEKTFLMWVIADNIRVGAATNAIRILLKHKELNSI, from the coding sequence TTGAAAGTGGCAGTGGTAGGAGCAACAGGAGAAGTTGGGCGGATGTTTTTGAGACTTTTCGAAGAGTATAACTTGATCAACGAAATTCAGGAACTAAGATTATTTGCTTCAGAAAGGTCAAAAGGACAGAAAATAAAAGTTGGTTCTAAGCATTATATTGTAGAAAAATTAGAAGAAGAAAAAATGAAAGAAAAATATGATTATATATTATTTTCTGCTGGCGGTAGTGTTTCTGAAAAATTTGCTTCAATTGCTGAGAAAGCAGGTAATGTTGTGATAGATAATTCTTCATTTTTTAGGATGAAAGAAAATATTCCACTTGTAGTTCCAGAAATAAATGGAGATATTCTAAAGGGATATAAAGGGATCATAGCAAATCCAAATTGTTCTACGATACAAATGGTACTAGCATTAAATAATATTTATAGATCATTAATAATAAAAGAAATAGTTGTTTCTACCTATCAAGCTGTATCTGGTGCTGGTAATAAAGGTTTGATGGAATTGATAAATCAGCAACAAGGAAATACGGAGATTAAACATTTCCCAAAAATGATTAATAACAATGTTATACCTATTATTGGGGATATACTAGAAAGCGGATTTACTAAAGAAGAGGAAAAGATGATAGAAGAAACAAAAAAAATATTTGACGATAAGAAAATAAAAATTTATCCTACAACGGTAAGGGTTCCAGTATTGTATGGACACTCAGAATCGATATTTTTTAGAACGGAAAAAGATGCTTCAGTTAACGAGTTGATAGAATTAATAGAAAAAACTCCTAATGTAAAATATAGTGAGGAATATATTAGTCCTATAGAAGTAGCTGGAACAGATTATACCTACGTATCAAGGCTTAGGAAACCTGAAGAAAAAACTTTTTTGATGTGGGTGATTGCTGACAATATAAGGGTTGGAGCTGCAACAAATGCTATAAGGATTTTGTTGAAACACAAAGAATTAAACTCTATATAA
- a CDS encoding 4-hydroxy-tetrahydrodipicolinate reductase, which yields MKFGIVGYKGRMGNEVKLLFEEKGHEFVWGYDKDGEYFSQTPELIIDFSLPEVLEKTIEFVKNFKVPLIIGTTGLSEEQLQSLKLLSQEIPIVQSYNFSIGIQLFLKVVDLLKEYIDGWDIEIVEAHHRFKKDKPSGTAKMIKECLEKEVPISSLRLGNVPGDHILYLANLGEVLTISHRALSRRAFADGVYKSANFILNKENGFYIFEDVMFEN from the coding sequence ATGAAGTTTGGGATAGTTGGTTATAAAGGTAGAATGGGAAATGAAGTCAAATTGTTATTTGAGGAAAAAGGGCACGAATTTGTTTGGGGATATGATAAAGATGGAGAGTATTTTTCACAGACCCCTGAATTAATCATTGATTTTTCTCTTCCAGAGGTATTAGAAAAAACAATTGAGTTTGTTAAAAATTTTAAAGTTCCTTTAATTATCGGAACAACAGGATTGAGTGAAGAGCAATTGCAAAGTCTTAAACTATTATCACAAGAGATTCCAATTGTTCAAAGCTATAACTTTTCAATAGGAATACAATTATTTTTAAAAGTTGTAGATCTTTTGAAAGAATATATTGACGGATGGGACATAGAAATAGTAGAAGCTCATCATCGATTCAAAAAAGATAAACCCTCCGGGACAGCTAAAATGATAAAAGAATGCCTTGAAAAAGAAGTTCCAATAAGTTCGTTAAGATTAGGAAATGTACCAGGTGATCATATATTGTATTTAGCAAATTTAGGAGAAGTATTGACCATTTCTCATAGAGCATTATCTAGAAGGGCGTTTGCTGACGGTGTTTATAAATCGGCTAATTTTATTTTAAATAAAGAAAATGGTTTTTACATTTTTGAAGATGTGATGTTTGAAAATTAA